A region of Bacteroidota bacterium DNA encodes the following proteins:
- a CDS encoding DUF4301 family protein has protein sequence MLKERDLNQIDNLGINKDIIGKQLDRFKNGFPYMKLIRPATENDGIYVLKPHREKRYEETYDQGTVSHSITKFVPASGAASRMFKDLTSFYNEFDIDNDNFDSFVKDNGLKSVKEFFEKLYRFAFYNELMDTIENAGIKYDLLSENEKYKTVLKYLLTDVGLNYNNKPKGLLAFHFYYNKYRTAVSEHLVEGARYARQADGNVNIHFTISQEHRELFEELVDSKIDKYESDFNVKYNISYSYQSASTDTIAVDNNNEPFRNEDGSILFRPGGHGALIENLNKLEEDIIFIKNIDNVVPDFLKQNTIRYKKIIGGLLLTANRIINSYQSRIVAGDYTNDTIEAIEQFIEVQLSVILPKSYYQLDAEKKIEELKRILNRPLRVCGMVKNEGEPGGGPFWVKNKHGEISLQIVESAQVDMNNKDQKDIVSRSTHFNPVDIVCSFKDWSGVALDLNNFIDDNTGFISEKSKDGKTLKALEHPGLWNGAMSDWNTIFVEVPDTTFNPVKTVNDLLRPEHQSLSSTNSN, from the coding sequence ATGCTAAAAGAAAGAGATTTAAATCAGATAGACAATTTAGGAATCAACAAAGATATAATCGGGAAACAGTTAGATAGATTTAAAAATGGCTTCCCGTATATGAAACTTATCAGACCTGCTACTGAGAATGATGGGATATATGTATTAAAACCTCATAGAGAGAAACGATATGAGGAAACATATGATCAAGGAACAGTCAGTCACAGTATTACGAAATTCGTACCAGCTTCGGGTGCAGCTTCACGTATGTTTAAGGATTTGACTTCTTTTTACAATGAATTCGACATAGATAATGACAACTTTGACAGTTTCGTGAAAGATAACGGACTAAAAAGTGTAAAAGAATTTTTCGAAAAGTTATATCGCTTTGCTTTTTATAACGAGTTGATGGATACTATTGAAAATGCAGGAATAAAATACGATCTTTTATCCGAAAATGAAAAATATAAGACAGTTCTAAAGTACCTTCTTACAGATGTCGGGCTTAACTACAACAACAAACCTAAAGGACTTTTGGCATTTCATTTTTATTATAACAAATACCGTACGGCTGTTTCAGAACATTTGGTTGAAGGGGCAAGATATGCAAGACAAGCAGATGGTAATGTTAATATTCATTTCACAATTTCGCAGGAACACAGAGAGTTATTCGAAGAATTGGTTGATTCAAAAATAGATAAATACGAATCTGATTTTAATGTAAAATATAATATATCATATAGCTACCAGTCAGCATCAACCGACACTATTGCAGTTGACAACAACAACGAACCTTTTAGAAATGAAGATGGTAGTATTTTGTTCCGTCCGGGTGGCCATGGTGCCCTTATCGAAAACCTGAATAAACTGGAAGAAGACATCATTTTTATTAAAAATATTGACAATGTAGTACCCGATTTTCTAAAACAAAACACTATCAGGTATAAAAAAATTATTGGGGGATTATTACTGACTGCCAACAGGATAATTAACTCATACCAGTCGAGGATAGTGGCCGGCGACTATACCAATGATACGATTGAAGCAATTGAGCAATTCATAGAAGTACAGTTATCTGTCATATTACCCAAAAGCTATTATCAGCTGGATGCAGAAAAAAAGATCGAAGAGTTAAAAAGAATTTTAAACAGACCACTTAGAGTTTGTGGAATGGTAAAAAATGAGGGTGAACCGGGGGGAGGACCTTTCTGGGTAAAAAACAAACATGGGGAAATAAGCTTACAGATTGTAGAAAGTGCCCAGGTAGACATGAACAATAAAGACCAGAAAGATATAGTATCGCGTTCTACTCATTTTAATCCTGTCGACATTGTTTGTTCTTTCAAAGATTGGTCTGGCGTGGCTCTGGACTTAAATAATTTTATAGACGATAATACAGGGTTTATTTCTGAGAAATCGAAGGACGGAAAAACTTTAAAAGCTTTAGAACACCCCGGGCTTTGGAATGGTGCAATGTCTGACTGGAACACAATTTTTGTTGAAGTTCCCGATACTACATTTAACCCTGTAAAAACGGTAAACGACCTTCTACGTCCTGAACATCAATCGCTGTCAAGCACGAATAGCAATTAA